The nucleotide sequence TGAGCAAAGTCTTCGGATGGGGACATTGCCGGAAATTCTTTTACTTCTTTAATATCTTTATCATCCATGCTTCGTAAGCTTTCCGCAACCTTAGCCGTAAGCTCAGGGTTGTTATTTAGAGGTGGATAATCCGGAGTATACGTAAGCTCGCATGTTACGCCAAATTCTTCTTCAATTCCGCTTACAATCCGTTTCACTTCCTTGTCAATCGTATCTTTTGTTTCCACAGTCATATACCGAATATCACCTTCAAGCTCTACACTATCCTTGATCACGTTGAATGTACCTTTTCCATCAAAGGACCCGATTGTAATAACACCAATATCGAAAGGACTTAATCTGCGGCTAACAATCGTTTGAGCAGCTACAACAAAATGTGCGGCAGCAACAATGGCATCGTTAGCGAGATGCGGAGAGGAACCGTGTCCCCCCCTTCCTTGAACCTTTAATTTCATGTAGGCTCGTCCAGTAAAGGAATACCCTGCATGATATCCTACTGTTCCCGCTGGCCCCAAAGGGAGCAAATGGATGCCATAAATCGCGTCTAAATCGTCAATCAAGCCTGATTGTACAATACTTAATGCTCCGCCAGGAGGTACCTCTTCTGCATGCTGGTGAATCACTTTTATTGTACCTGGAATGGCATCTTTTAATTGAATTAAGCAATCGGCTAAAACTAACAAGTAGGCTGTATGACCATCATGTCCACACGCATGCATAACTCCTTCATTCTTTGATTTAAATGGTACATCCGCTTCTTCAAGGATAGGAAGCGCATCAAAATCAGCGCGAAGCCCGATTGTGTTCCCAGGCTTTCCACCTTTGATCGTTACAATGATGCCCAGACCATTCCCAACATTGGTTTGAATGTCGACATCTTTACCTTTATAAAAATCCACAATATATTGAGCCGTTTTTTCCTCTTTAAAGGATACCTCAGGATTTTCATGCAAGTGTCGACGGATTCCGATTATTTCATCTTTACGTGATTCTAACATGCTCATTAATTGACTTCTCATCATTTGGGTCTCCTTGTTGATGGGATACTAAATCTTTTCAACTGCGACCTTCTGTCACTGACCGAATGGGTATACGTTTAGATTTAGTTTTTGTCGATGAATCATTGGATGGCTTACCGGCACTTTTT is from Candidatus Cohnella colombiensis and encodes:
- a CDS encoding amidohydrolase, encoding MRSQLMSMLESRKDEIIGIRRHLHENPEVSFKEEKTAQYIVDFYKGKDVDIQTNVGNGLGIIVTIKGGKPGNTIGLRADFDALPILEEADVPFKSKNEGVMHACGHDGHTAYLLVLADCLIQLKDAIPGTIKVIHQHAEEVPPGGALSIVQSGLIDDLDAIYGIHLLPLGPAGTVGYHAGYSFTGRAYMKLKVQGRGGHGSSPHLANDAIVAAAHFVVAAQTIVSRRLSPFDIGVITIGSFDGKGTFNVIKDSVELEGDIRYMTVETKDTIDKEVKRIVSGIEEEFGVTCELTYTPDYPPLNNNPELTAKVAESLRSMDDKDIKEVKEFPAMSPSEDFAHYADKFPACFFYIACSPKGVDSPYFNHHPKFDIDEDALLVAAKAVGQVVCSYYQLD